One region of Miscanthus floridulus cultivar M001 chromosome 19, ASM1932011v1, whole genome shotgun sequence genomic DNA includes:
- the LOC136527755 gene encoding large ribosomal subunit protein mL101 (rPPR4)-like, protein MATRVKDVARRSTKKYVEEALYRRLFRKGSTPQAVREEVDGFLDSRKRAFKWEVGVCIRRMRRNALYRPALKLSEVMARRGMNPTVSDQAICLDLVAKSRGIAAAEKYFLDLPETSKTHLTYGALLNSYCKELMTEKAESLMEKMKELNFAFTAMSFNSLMTMYTKVNQPEKVPSIIQDMKADDVLPDVFTYNVWMRALAALKDIPGVERVIEEMKRDGRVAPDWTTYSNLASIYVDAGLFEKAEAALKELEKRNTSNDVEAYQFLITLYGRTQNLVEVHRVWRSLKRNNPRMANMSYLNMIQVLANLKDLPAAEACFKEWEAQHIHPPKTNAKDPTEDKTSTADPESSSNLPNNQSGKTAQNLQPKHPKYDIRVANAMIKAYITEGMLDKAVAVKKRAKMGGGRLNAKTWEIFMEHYLRTGDLKMAHWCADRAMKKGHSSGRIWVPPPAVTETLMSYFEENKDVDGAEQYVGALKKVQKDVGAPVFEPLVRTYAAAGKKFPGMWQRLKIENVEVGEETAQLLDSICADQ, encoded by the exons ATGGCGACGCGGGTGAAGGACGTGGCGCGGCGGTCGACCAAGAAGTACGTGGAGGAGGCGCTGTACCGGCGTCTGTTCCGGAAGGGGTCGACGCCGCAGGCGGTGCGGGAGGAGGTGGACGGCTTCCTCGACAGCCGGAAGCGGGCGTTCAAGTGGGAGGTGGGCGTTTGCATCCGCCGGATGCGGCGGAACGCGCTCTACCGCCCGGCGCTCAAG CTTTCTGAAGTTATGGCGAGAAGAGGCATGAATCCTACTGTTAGTGATCAAGCAATCTGCCTGGATCTCGTTGCCAAATCGAGAGGCATCGCTGCTGCCGAGAAGTACTTTTTGGACCTCCCAGAAACTTCCAAGACTCATCTTACATATGGCGCTCTTCTCAATTCTTACTGCAAAGAGTTGATGACTGAGAAGGCCGAGTCTCTTATGGAGAAAATGAAGGAGCTCAACTTTGCTTTCACTGCCATGTCCTTCAACAGCCTAATGACAATGTACACCAAAGTCAACCAACCTGAGAAGGTCCCCAGTATCATTCAGGACATGAAGGCAGATGATGTATTGCCGGATGTTTTTACTTACAATGTTTGGATGAGGGCGCTTGCAGCTCTCAAAGACATACCAGGGGTCGAGAGGGTGATTGAAGAGATGAAACGGGATGGCCGTGTTGCTCCTGATTGGACAACATACAGCAACCTGGCTTCCATATACGTTGATGCTGGGCTGTTTGAGAAGGCAGAGGCTGCTCTTAAGGAGCTTGAGAAGCGGAACACCAGCAATGACGTCGAAGCCTACCAGTTCCTTATTACATTGTATGGGCGTACGCAGAATTTAGTGGAAGTTCACCGTGTCTGGCGATCACTGAAGCGGAATAACCCTAGAATGGCAAACATGAGCTACCTTAACATGATTCAGGTTTTGGCCAACTTGAAGGACCTTCCTGCCGCCGAAGCCTGTTTCAAGGAGTGGGAAGCCCAGCACATCCATCCACCTAAGACCAATGCAAAGGACCCTACGGAAGATAAGACATCCACTGCAGATCCAGAATCTTCAAGTAACCTGCCTAATAATCAGTCTGGGAAGACAGCGCAGAACCTCCAACCAAAGCATCCAAAATATGACATCCGGGTAGCAAATGCTATGATCAAAGCATACATTACCGAGGGCATGCTTGACAAAGCTGTCGCCGTGAAGAAGCGCGCCAAGATGGGCGGCGGAAGACTGAACGCCAAGACATGGGAGATCTTCATGGAGCATTACCTCAGGACGGGGGATCTCAAGATGGCCCATTGGTGCGCGGACCGTGCGATGAAGAAGGGGCACAGCAGCGGCAGGATCTGGGTGCCGCCGCCCGCCGTGACGGAGACCCTGATGAGCTACTTTGAGGAGAACAAGGATGTCGATGGGGCCGAGCAGTACGTGGGGGCTCTGAAGAAGGTGCAGAAGGATGTGGGCGCGCCGGTGTTTGAGCCGCTGGTGCGGACGTACGCTGCCGCGGGGAAGAAGTTCCCTGGGATGTGGCAGCGGCTGAAGATCGAGAACGTGGAAGTCGGGGAGGAGACGGCCCAGCTGCTTGACTCTATCTGCGCCGATCAATAg